The following are encoded together in the Scomber scombrus chromosome 7, fScoSco1.1, whole genome shotgun sequence genome:
- the iqcg gene encoding LOW QUALITY PROTEIN: dynein regulatory complex protein 9 (The sequence of the model RefSeq protein was modified relative to this genomic sequence to represent the inferred CDS: substituted 1 base at 1 genomic stop codon), which translates to MSLSRIQSLRLAAVLEDCSDQLDILGHALTVQISRERSSAPAQEEARMNKLKRDSKYVSQLVSKLHLELEEKQSFSCLLQVVEEEERKKMAEHMKREAKRELDCRQQNLQRQKVELEQKTETLKVRNXKQLNKELRHKLNEQPAKIEKKKKLEEKNNQLQLQKTQKETNKAEKLLEDQLELRKKQLKEEMRVHEESTKFLQNRHEELQQLLQHWQERTKQMLQEKEQQLNNVRCKRTVILDKLMEMRRKYREMEQVVVEDREEQEKLRQKQAEVRAATKLQAWWRGCMVRRGLGSYKKAEEGKKGKKKKEGKKKKK; encoded by the exons ATGTCTTTGTCCCGGATTCAGAGCCTCAGACTGGCAGCTGTACTGGAGGATTGTTCAGACCAGTTGGACATACTGGGACATGCTCTGACAGTGCAGATCAGCAGGGAGCGCAGTAGTGCCCCAGCACAG GAGGAAGCCAGGATGAACAAGCTGAAACGAGACTC TAAATATGTATCACAGCTGGTGTCCAAGTTACATTTAGAGCTGGAGGAAAAGCAGAGTTTTAGCTGTCTGCTGCaagtggtggaggaagaggagcggAAGAAGATGGCTGAGCACATGAAAAG agaggcaaagagagagCTTGACTGCAGGCAACAAAATCTACAGAGGCAAAAAGTGGAGCTCGAACAGAAAACTGAGACACTGAAGGTGAGAAACTGAAAGCag CTCAACAAAGAGCTGAGGCATAAACTGAATGAGCAGCCAGCAAagatagaaaagaagaagaagcttgaGGAGAAGAACAATCAGCTGCAGCTCCAGAAAACTCAAAAGGAGACGAACAAAGCTGAGAAGCTCCTGGAAGACCAGCTGGAG CTGCGGAAGAAACAGTTGAAGGAGGAGATGAGAGTTCACGAGGAGTCAACCAAATTTCTGCAGAATCGACACGAG gagttgcagcagctgctgcagcattGGCAGGAGCGCACAAAGCAGATGCTGCAGGAGAAGGAGCAGCAGCTCAACAACGTGCGCTGCAAAAGAACTGTGATTTTGGACAAACTGatggagatgaggaggaag TACAGGGAGATGGAgcaggtggtggtggaggatagggaggagcaggagaaacTGCGCCAAAAGCAAGCAGAAGTCAGAGCTGCTACCAAG CTGCAAGCCTGGTGGAGAGGCTGCATGGTCCGCAGAGGCCTCGGCAGTTATAAAAAAGCAGAGGAAGGCAAGAAaggcaagaagaagaaggaaggaaagaagaagaagaaatga